One Rhododendron vialii isolate Sample 1 chromosome 2a, ASM3025357v1 genomic region harbors:
- the LOC131315570 gene encoding protein transport protein SEC23 E-like has product MSEMAQPDPEGIDGVRMTWNAWPRTKVESSKCVIPLAASISPIRYHPDVPHLPYPPLRCKTCSSILNPYARVDFPALLWICPFCHQRNHFPHHYSSVSETNVPAELYPQFSTVNYALPAHPDPAMSNHPPVFVFLLDTCLIEEELGFAKSALKQAIGLLPDNALVGFVSFGTQVQVHELGFSDMSKVYVFRGEKELGKDQVLEQLGLGRRAGPGAGFQKGGVGGGGGGGGGPVSGLSRFLLPASECEYTLNSVLDELGTDQWPVAPGNRALRCTGVALSIAGGLLGACSAGTAARIIALVGGPCTEGPGTIISKDLSDPVRSHKDLDKDAAPYFKKAVQFYEELAKQLVSRGHVVDLFASALDQVGVAEMKVVIERTGGLVVLAESFGHSVFKDSFKRLFEDGEQSLGLSFNGTLEINCSKDIKIQGVIGPCTSLEKKGPAVANTVIGQGNTTVWKMCGVDKSTCFTVFFDVSSSEKSDSSADINQMLYIQFLTSYQLPDGQTRLQVTTITRRWIDSAVGTEELVQGFDQETAAVVMARLTSYKMETEEGFDATRWLDRNLIRLCTKFGDYRKDDPSSFTLNPCFSLFPQFMFNLRRSQFVQVFNNSPDETAYFRMLLYRENITNAAVMIQPSLISYSFNSLPAPALLDVASIAADRILLLDSYFSVVIFHGMTIAQWRNMGYQNQPEHQAFAQLLQAPHDDAQIIVRERFPVPRLVICDQHGSQARFLLAKLNPSATYSNAHEMASGTEMIFTDDVSLQVFFEHLQRLAVQSS; this is encoded by the exons ATGTCGGAGATGGCCCAGCCCGATCCGGAAGGCATCGACGGCGTCCGCATGACCTGGAACGCCTGGCCGCGCACCAAGGTGGAGTCCTCCAAGTGCGTCATCCCCTTGGCCGCCTCGATCTCCCCGATCCGCTACCACCCCGACGTCCCCCACCTCCCTTACCCCCCTCTCCGCTGCAagacctgctcctccatcctcaACCCCTACGCCCGCGTCGACTTCCCCGCCCTCCTCTGGATCTGCCCCTTCTGCCACCAGCGCAACCACTTCCCCCACCACTACTCCTCCGTCTCCGAAACCAACGTCCCCGCCGAGCTCTACCCCCAATTCTCCACCGTCAATTACGCCCTCCCCGCTCACCCTGACCCCGCCATGTCGAATCACCCCCCCGTCTTTGTCTTTTTGCTGGATACGTGTTTGATCGAGGAGGAATTAGGGTTTGCGAAGTCGGCGCTGAAGCAGGCGATCGGTTTGCTGCCGGATAACGCGCTGGTGGGGTTCGTGTCCTTCGGGACGCAGGTCCAGGTGCACGAGCTAGGGTTTTCCGACATGTCCAAGGTTTACGTGTTTAGGGGGGAGAAGGAGTTGGGGAAAGATCAGGTTTTGGAGCAGTTGGGGCTTGGGAGGAGGGCCGGGCCTGGGGCGGGGTTTCAGAAGGGTGGGGTTggaggtggcggtggtggtggcggtgggcCGGTTTCGGGGCTCTCGAGGTTTTTGTTGCCGGCTTCGGAGTGTGAATACACCCTTAACTCG GTATTGGATGAGTTGGGCACAGATCAGTGGCCTGTGGCACCGGGAAATCGAGCATTGAGGTGCACAGGGGTTGCATTGAGTATTGCAGGTGGCTTGCTTGGGGCTTGTTCAGCTGGCACTGCTGCTAGGATTATAGCTTTGGTGGGTGGTCCATGCACTGAAGGGCCGGGTACG ATTATATCAAAGGATCTGTCAGATCCAGTGCGTTCCCATAAAGATCTCGACAAAGATGCAGctccatattttaaaaaagcaGTTCAATTTTACGAGGAACTTGCAAAGCAGCTGGTCAGCCGGGGTCACGTCGTAGACCTTTTTGCTTCTGCACTTGATCAG GTTGGGGTTGCAGAGATGAAGGTTGTTATTGAAAGAACTGGTGGCCTTGTTGTTCTAGCTGAAAGTTTCGGTCATTCTGTTTTCAAAGATTCTTTCAAGCGTCTTTTTGAAGACGGGGAACAATCTCTCGGTCTCTCCTTCAA TGGCACACTTGAGATCAACTGTTCAAAGGACATCAAAATTCAGGGTGTTATTGGACCTTGTACTTCTTTGGAGAAG AAAGGACCTGCGGTTGCCAATACAGTCATTGGACAAGGGAACACTACAGTCTGGAAGATGTGTGGAGTCGACAAAAGTACTTGCTTCACTGTTTTCTTTGATGTTTCATCCAGTGAAAAGTCAGATTCTTCGGCAGATATAAATCAAATGTTATACATACAGTTCCTTACAAG TTATCAACTTCCTGACGGGCAAACAAGGTTGCAAGTGACAACTATTACTAGAAGATGGATAGACAGTGCTGTTGGCACGGAG GAATTAGTTCAAGGGTTTGATCAGGAAACTGCTGCTGTAGTCATGGCAAGATTAACTTCTTATAAAATGGAGACGGAG GAAGGTTTTGATGCCACACGGTGGCTGGATAGAAACCTTATTCGTCTCTGTACCAAATTTGGTGACTACCGGAAGGATGATCCATCATCTTTTACGTTAAACCCATGTTTTTCATTGTTCCCTCAGTTTATGTTCAACCTACGGCGGTCTCAATTTGTACag GTTTTTAACAATAGTCCAGATGAGACAGCCTATTTCCGCATGTTGCTATACCGGGAGAACATAACAAATGCTGCCGTCATGATTCAACCATCACTTATATCCTATTCATTCAATTCATTGCCCGCGCCAGCTTTGTTGGATGTGGCTTCCATAGCAGCTGATCGTATCCTCTTGCTTGACTCTTATTTTAGTGTAGTTATTTTCCATGGAATGACAATAGCTCAGTGGCGGAACATGGGTTACCAGAATCAGCCTGAACACCAG GCATTTGCACAGCTATTGCAAGCTCCTCATGACGATGCCCAAATCATTGTCCGGGAACGTTTTCCGGTCCCAAGGCTGGTGATCTGTGATCAGCATGGTTCGCAG GCAAGATTCTTATTAGCTAAGTTGAACCCATCAGCTACGTATAGTAACGCTCATGAGATGGCTTCCGGGACAGAAATGATCTTCACTGACGATGTCAGTCTTCAAGTGTTCTTTGAGCATCTCCAGAGGCTGGCTGTACAATCATCATGA